Sequence from the Thermothelomyces thermophilus ATCC 42464 chromosome 2, complete sequence genome:
ATGGCAAAGACAATGTACGAGGTGATGTAGGTCCACTTGGAGCCCTTGGGCCGGTTACCGAGCGCCAGGATGAACTGCAGGATGACGAATGCCAGATAGATGTACTTGAGGACCGCGTTGATGAAGGGCGTGGCCGAGTCGCCAAACGGCCAGGCGTGGTGTTCCGACGACGTTTCCGAGGCGGGGACCGGGGTGCCGACGAGGTCCATGATGACGCTCGTCGTGAGCCAGTACGAGGACAGGGAGAACCAGGTGAAGATGACGTTGAGGATGTTGTAGATGAGCTGGATGTGGAAGAAGAACATGCGGACGATGTTGTGGCCGCTCTTGTACATGCGCCCAAAGTGCATCAGCGAGTACAAGCTGGCGGCGAACGAGCCGTTCAGCCAGCGACGGCGCTGGCTGATGAACTCGGGCGCGCCCTCGGGCACGTCGGTCTCGCCCTTGGCCGCCTTGATGTAGCTCAGGTGCCACTTCTGGCCCGCCTTGGCGACTAGctcgaagcagaggataCGGTCCTCGGCTAAGAACATGTTCTTCTTGAAGATGTTCATGCCCTCGATACCCTTCTTGCCCAGGATCTTGGAGAGCGTGTGGTCGCCGTGGAAGTACTGCTCCAGGGGACGGCCCATGATGGCCCGGAACCGGTACGCCGAGAAGGCGCCCGGCAAGACGCTGACGTAGCCGAAGGCGCTCTCGAGCGGCTTGTCCAGGATGTTGGAGATCTTGTACTCAAAGTTCTGCACCGCCACCAGCGGGTTGAGCAGCTTCTTGCCGCCCTTGCCCAACATGGCGTGGATCTCACCGCAGGCGCCGCCGAGATCCTTGTCGTTGTAGAAGCCCTCCCAGAGGGCGAGCAGAGACTTGGGGCTCGGCTTCGTGCCGGCGTCGAGCAGGATGCAGACCTCGGGGTTCAGGATCCGGCCGAAAGCGTTGAACAGCCAGCGATGCGAGTTGATCTTCTTGCTGTTCCGCTGCTTCAGGCAGAAGATGAACTGGACGGGGGGCAGCGTGTTCGGCCCGTCGTCGACCGGGCGGATGAGCTGCTGGTTGGGCGTGACGGAGAGCTGCGTGGTGTACTCGAAGATGTGGGCGACCGTCTCCTTGCCGTCGACGTCCTTCTTGACCACGCCGTCCTGGTAGACGCCGATGGTGGCCAACACATCGAGCACGTTCTTGTCCGCCTTCTCGATACCGTCGAAGACCAAGCAGACGACGATCTTTTGCCATGCCGGGCCGCCGCGGTTCCAGAACGACGACTTCTTGAGGTTCACAATATCCCTGATGTTCTGCATGACGCTGTGCAGTGTTCTCGCCAGCAGGACCTTGTCTTCGTTGTAGTAGGTGATGGCGATGAGGAGCTCGGTATGCCGGTTGTACATGCGCGGGCGCAGGTCGTAGCCGTTCTTGAGAGTGAAGTCGTTAGGGTCGCAGGTGGCCGCCGTGTAGCGCATCTTCAAGAACTCCTCGTTGTTGCCCTCCTCGTCGCGGTACCGGGGCTGCACGGCATTCCGGATAGCGCTGGGGACGGGGTAGTCGATGCTCAAGACGGAGCCCTGGACGAGCTTGACCTTTCTGGTGGCGTAGCGCTTGAGACCGCCGGTGGGCGCGACGTTGGGCTGCTGCCGGCGGACCCAGCTCTCGTCCGAGTCCACCGAGGACATTCTGTATGCCGGATCGGCCGAGAACTGCGGCGGGTAGTAGCCCGACGCGCCGCCATACTCTGTGCCGCcgtgggggggaggggtggaTGTGGCACCGATGCCGGGCCGTGTTAGTTGGGCGCCCGGAGCGTACGACTCTGTCAGGCTATACGCCGACACGGGGCGCACCGGCGGGGTGTGGGCGCCCAGGCGGTCCTGGTCGTACGCCTGATTCTGGTTGAGGAGCGCGGCATGCGAGTCATCTTCGTGCTGCAAGAACGGCGCGTCAGCATCTAGCGTCCTCCTTTTCCCCGTCGGTCCAAGACGAGagcatcatcaccatcaccaccatcaccgccatcaccaccactGCCAAACAACAACAGGAAACACACCTGGCCGTGATGCGCCGGGAGATCCTGCATCGGGTGGCCCTCGTAGCCATCTCCCTGGCTGTGGTATGCCATGATTGCAAGCTACTCGCCTCCGCGCGAGATGTCGGTCGACAGCGGACCAGTCGCGGTGCCGGGATGTTAAACCGCTGCTGTGGTTGGTATCGATGGGCAGGAGCAAGAGCAGTCAAAGTCAACGCTCCGGCAGTTGTCGAGCTAGAATATACAGTCCGACGAAAAAGTTCGGGGTCAGCTGGCTAGCGTTGCCCCGTGCAGGTTTTCGGGTTGTTGATTTTTGGGCTAGAGTAGGTACCAGTACCCAATTGCTAGCCAACGGGGGGTCATGCGGCACAAGTGGGCGGCGTCAAGGTCGCAAGAGGGCGGACCCAAGTtggaggaaaaagaaagaaaaaaaataaagaCAACCTCCGATAAAATTCCCAGCCAAGCAACAACAATGGGTGTTGCTCAAGAAGCGACGGTGAGGAAAACCAAGCCCAGAAAAATTACGTTTCAAAAGCTCAGGAGAGGTCCCCCGTCTGTATTATGAAGTTGGCGAAGCAGGCTTGTGGCTGAGCGGCAGGGATCCAGAGCAAGGCCCCACACACCGCGTTGCCTCGCCCGCTTCTTGCTAGCCCAGGGATGGCTGCGACTGCGAAAGTGGCTCGGGTCCTAGCCAGCAGCATCACCAGCAAGTCCCGGGGAGAAAAGTTAGCATCACGGCCCACTGCCACCTCGTTCCCGACCCGCAGCCCCTGACCGCCAAGCACCACCCGCCCTTCTCAAACTCTCGTTTCTCCCCTCGGGGATGTTTCATGGTTTCAGTTCCATTGTCTTTATTGCCCGCAATGTCGATATGTCTGCAGAGAGAAGAATAAACAGACACGTCTGGGACGCGCCGCGACATCACACTAGGCATTCCCATGTTTTGCACTCTTAGTGTAGTTGTGAACTAGTTACCTGCAGCTTCTTCCGCGTGCGTCAGTTCGACTGCGTCTCTCAGCAGGGTCTCAATTGACGACCCTTTTCCCATGCACCTGCAGTACCAACCCGAGAGACACTGTGCATTTTGCCTCGTGCATACGAGGGATCGTCATTTCTGAGGGTCCTGTACTCCTTTTCCCCCCTCTTTTCTTTTTGTATGTATCCCTcttttttcctttctttcATTTTCTCCTGGATCTAATTTTATTCCGTCTCCAAACATGATTTCTTGGGATCTGGGGCCTGAGGATTAGTGACAGCTGTCTGTTTTCGCTGGCAGATGTTCGAAGCGGTGATGGACACGAACAGGGTTATTTCACCGCGCTTCCTGTCCATGCGCTGAATTTGCCTGAAACAGCACCCACGGTCATCCCTCCATTTTCGTGATTCAGGACGAACTCCATTGGATTCACGGTTGTTAACACCTGCCAAGCGGCTGGCCAGTCTCCCTAATAATGAACGGCTCGCAGTCAGTAAGGACACACCCAAGGTCCGAGGCAGCGAACCAGAAAACTGTGGCTTGGCTCTCAGGTTGCTGCGAATAACCGCCAGGCATGAGGTGCAGTACGCAAAGAAGGTGGTGAGGGTAGGTACACGTAGGTATCCGTACTGCAACAAGGAAACGCGATGCAACACTCCCATCGTGAACCCGACCCAAAGGATCGCAATCTGCATGTCGAAAAGAGCCAGCACTAACTGCAGGTAGTCAGTCACAAGCACAATGCAGTTTTGATGCACAATCCCGTTTCTCGCCACATGTGATGCTGGGTGTGTGAACTAGAAGCAAGGAAATTTCCGAACACGACATAATGTTACTGAAGTGATGATGGATCTACGCCCCTTGTGCCaggtgtttttttttttttttttttttttttttttttttttttttttttttgttctggTACATCTTCTCGCTGAAATGTACATACTCTGTACGGTCCGTACAGATCCGTCATCTTCATGAGGGCGACCCTAGTGTACGGGCTCAGGATTTTATGGAGATCATGTCAAAGGGACCAGGTCGGCCAAAAATAGAAGAGGGTCGCCCAACCTCCCGACCGCCAAGCCAGTCCCCCTCTGCTTTGCTGGCGGATCTCACCGTGGGCCGCAGCCAACAACAAAGTTCAAGGCCGCCGTCAGCCAGCGACTGGTCGCTTGTTGGTTGCTAATTATCCGTTTTGCTGGTACAGTACATGACCTCGAGCCGCTGTGAGGCTGAGTTGGGGGTGCGAAAACTCGCTATTGAGCAGCGCTAGTACGTATATAGGTAGGTGTGTCAGCATGAAGGGGCAAAAATTTTCGTCTTTTCCTGCCCTCTCGACGAACGATGGTTCACCTCTCTCTCGCATGAGGCTCGCCCCATCAACCTATAAAACCCCTGCAGAGATGCAAGTGGGCCAACCGTTAGCTGGAGGCATCCGATCCAACAGGTGCTTGATTCGCGGGCTTCTTACAACAACTGTTTGCGGCCTCCACGGTGCTGTCGCGTGTCTGACATAACACGGCACTGTGCTGTGCGCCACTCCAGCGAAACAGCAGTATGGACGTAGTATGTCTATAAATACAATCCTGTGGAGGGCAAAGAATCACGCCAGCCGGGCTTGCCAGCCAGCCTCTTTCCGGAACCTCCCCACTTAGCCGCCAGTTGGTCTTGTTCGGCCGCACGAAAACTATGGTGTACTGCAGTATGTAGTGTATACCGCCAGGACCGGACTCAGCGGATTATGACTATATCATCGCCGCACCCATTCTTTCCCTCCTGCCACTACCAGGGAGCTGCGGCTCCGTGGTTAACTGTTTCCTCGTTGGCTTGGAGCCCAACCAGGATGCACCCTTCTATATTGATCCTGTTGACTGCAGCGAAGGATCCGGCCGCATTAGGTTCTCCATGCCTGCAAGAACCAACACCTTCTTAGCATTGGTCCCAACGGCCCTGCCTCGACACGTCGAATAGCTCGCCTGGCCTTCCCAGGGCTCTCGTTATGGTGAGCGGCTGAGATTGGGACAGATGATTCGGtatggtacggagtacacgaGCGATTCGCTGCTCCTGGAGGACTGATAACCCCATTGTTTGACTACCCGAGGATGGAGAGGTTGGACGGTATCGTCTCGCCTACGCCACCGCCTCTTACGTTGACCGTGAACAACCCAACTCctcatatatatatatatatatcatGTCTTAAGCGTCAAGCCGTCGTGCGCACCAGAGATATCTGAAGTCTGCAGTATCAGGCTAAAACCTCGTGTGTGTCAGCTTTGCGAAAGATTGTGCGCCATCAGTCCATATAACCCACTGATGTGCCGTCTTTGGTGACATCCAGAAGCAACATTGCCGAAGTGCGAAGAGCGGAGATACCCGCCTCGCCTCCACCTGCGATGGACCAGGCTTACGCAATGAGCATGTTGCGGTTTCCTTCCCTCAAAAGAAGGAATCTTTtgagatttttttttttttttttttttggttgaAGAACAGAAGACCTCGGTGAGAGAGGATACCTCCCCGTTGACGGCAATCTCCTGCTCCACTTTCGACCTGGGAGCTCGAGACCGTAGCCAGGTTCAGCGACTCATGAATCAACACATTCGGACAGTCGTCGGCTGATTGAGGTTTGATGTCGGAGCACCTAATCACTGAACCTATCAGTAAGCCGGGGCCGCCGCTTCTTAAAATCCCGGCTTGGTTTCCGGCCAGCCTCAGTCAGTTTCCAAGATGCTGGGGAGACGAGACGCGTTTCCGTAGACGGATTTTAACTTAGAAGCGCTCCCGCAAGCCAACTGCTGCAATTCAAATGGTCGTCGACGCCAAATAGGCGCAGGCGGCGCTGGTTCTTGGCCCATTCGAGAAGCAATCGTTGTATGCTGACGTGGTCGGACGAAGGGTCGAATTCACGACCAACAAAGTAACAGAAACACACCAGAATCCACTTGTCGACTGCTTCCCAGATCGTGGTCCACCATTACATCGTAGTCATCCCAATAGAATGTTGGGATCAAATTGTTGTCGTGGTCTCATTGAGAACCGGAGGGCGCCCACGCGCATCTTGTCGATCCGCTACTGGTGCGGCGTGCTGACTCTACAGAACACTAGTGACTGCGACGCCATCCTTCAGGTGCCAGTTGACGTGCTCAGTGACGGTATTAAATCAATGTATGGATCCATAGGGACTGCGAACAAACAAGGTTTTTTCCCCGATTAATGTTCAATATCGGAAGGCGATCATATTAATAAGTCTGTTTGTCAATGCCGACACTAGACGAAAACCTTCAATAGCACGCAGATTGCAAGGTGTGATTCCCAGAGAGACGAAGATGAGGGGAAATTGGCAGGCTGCGGTCGCACAGGGACCGTCGTGCCACAAAGGGGAACTTCATGGGACACCAGGCTCCGATGATCGAGCGAATGAGAGCCCGTCTTGGCCCTCCAGCTTGTTTCGCCAATACCGCTGTGGGGCCTCCTCCCGGTCTGGCCCTGCCCACCCAGTGGCCCCTTCCGCAAATGAAGCTGAGCGGAGACCCAGGGCCGCGGCCTTTCTCTCAAAGTTGATGGGGAGCCCGCTGACTGGTTCCTCTCCGCCTTCAGGTTTCCCGCTCCCACCAGCAAATGCTCACCTTCACGCCGTCCACGTCGACCTCAATCTTCGGCTTCTCCACGATCGCCTCCGCTGTGCAGTTCTTGAAGGGGGGCTGTCCGATGAAGCCCTGGTGATTCATGGGGGCTTATTTTGTGCATTCTTGCATCCTTTCTTTGTTTCATTTCTTTTGAGAATACCCGACCTAGTCACTCGCTTCCCAGTCAATTACCGAAGGAATTGCCCTCGATTTTTTGCCGATTGCCTCGACGGTCCCTTCGCGCTCAACCCTACGCTCCGCGGGCGACATTGACGACGCAAAACGCTATCGCTTCATTTTCAtttcctttttcttccaTTCGCCTTTTGAGATCGAATTCGCGATTCATCACCACACTGAAATCTCCGGGGTCTGCTGTTCACTTCCTGGAATTGCGTTCGACTGATCGGCACTGGCGGGGGGTCCAGGCTCAAACAAACGCCTTGCCTGTCCCACAGATCAGCACTCGAAGCCAAAGAGGTCCAACACATAACCACCGCTGTCAACCTCAGACTTCTTCGCGAAGGGCCCCGCCACCATGGCTGCTACATGGCAGCATGCCTCTGGTGAGAAAGATCCTGTGCTTGGCATGGGTAGGAGTGCAGCTAACAGAGCGACAGCGGCCCTCGACCTCGTCCGGCGAGATGGCGAGCAGTGTGTCCAGTGCGACACTTCCAAGACGCTCGTATGTCCACAATGCGAGGAGGGCGTGACGGAATGCCAATTCGTCTACCCCGTGAGCTGCTCGGAGTGTCCGCGCGCGACATGCGTCCCCATCGAACCGGCCCCGAGTTCATCTGGTAATAATGGCGGCTCAACTAACGTCGGCGCCATCGTCGGCGGAGTGGTGGGAGGTATTGCAGCACTCGCAATCGTGACATACCTGGTCTGGAGGTTTTGTGTCAGGACTCGGAGACAAGCAGCCATGATGGAGCCATGGGACGACGGACAGGATCAGGGCTTGGAAGGCGAGAAGACGTTTGCTCGACGACGGGATTACCGCGCCTCCACACATACCACACATTCGATCGCGTCGACGGTCCTCACCCGCGCTTCCAACATTATCCAGATCGCCTATATCCCCGGCGTGACCAACCGAGCGACCGCATCTCCAACTGTCCTCGTGCCTCCCGTACCCCCGATCCCCACTGCCATGTCCCAGGCCGGCACTCCCTCGAGCACCGAGGACGAACACTTCTTCGTTCCTGGGGACCTGCGCGACTCGACTTACTCGGGTCTGTCATCCTTCTCTGACCGCACCTCTTACGCCCGCACTTCATACGCGCCTCGATCTAGCGTGGCGTCTACCATCTACGGTAAgagcgccgtcgtcgtcgcccccGCTCAAACCGGCATGCGGGCCAAGCCAGCCATGGTCAGTGTAAAGTCGTCCCACTCGAACCACTCGACCGGGGCTTCGACCCCGCCGGTCCCGGCTGTCGATTATGAGAAGTACAACCTGTCGCCGCGCGCGCCAAGCCCCGCAAACAGCACCTTCAGCGTCGGCTCGACCTTCCTCAACAATGCCAGCACCACCACGGCCACCCCGGCCCGCGCCATGGTCGTTCGTGTCGGTAGCACCAAGAAGGGGGGCGCTCAGAAGCCGCCAAAACCGATCACCCTCGCCGCCGGCTCGGGCGCGGACCCGACCGCATCGGGCTCGTCCGTTCGCGACTCGTCGGCCCCGACGCTCATCGTCGACTCGCCCGCTGCGGATCAGAGTCCGTTCAGCGACCCACCGAAATCCGCCGCCCAGAGCACCACCAGCCTAAGCGCCGTCATTGAGGAGGCCACGAGGAGAGCGTCACAACGAGACTCGACTCTCCCGCCTAaggagagagaggagagTCCGTTTGGCGATGAGCACGCGACGTCATGATAAAGACGCTAGTTgctctctttttttctctgCGTGTGGATATTATTGTGTTCCTTTCGGCGGGCGTATACCCCTctcgccccccccccccccataTCATTGGGGTTTTTTTTGTTGGGTCTAGGGTTTGGTTTCTGGGTAAATGGGAGGTCTCTTCTTGTCATGTGATGCGATGTGATGCGAATGTTTTATACAGCGACAGCGGCAGCGACCGACTACCCTTCATGTCATTTAAGCTTTTCTCCTGTGAACGGGGCCACGGGTTGGGTATCCCTTTCTTGGGTATCTTTGACCGGTGCTGCTACTATATTCTGTGATTATTGGTACAAGAAATCAAGAAGCGAGCCAGCTTCCTCTAGCTGAGAAGCCTCTCCCGTGTTTCTAGCAATCTGGGGTGTCTAAACCATTCAGGTGGTACCGAACGGGGCCAGGTTGCGGATCGGTTGGAGGACGGGCGAACTGACGGGCAGCTCCGGGCCGTCGGATCAAGTTGGTTTTTTGGGTTGACTGTCAAGGCTTTGACTGACATACCGTCTAGCTTTGTGTATTGGTCTGTGTCTGTTTGTACGTATGGCTGGGTGAGCGTTGTTGTCCTGTCGATATGATGAATAACCCTTCCGAGCTCTATCCCTCTGTAGGTCTTGCCGCTCTGCACCCATACATATGTATATCATATGTACGCATCTTTACACACAGTCGCAGTCACAAAACACTGACACACTCACGCCCGACCTTTTGATCCGCGCAGACAAACAGTCGATGCATGGAAAGGCAGCGAGGACGGGAGCGTCAGGACCAGGCGCCGTGAAGGGCAGACCGGTCTGGTAGACAGGCATAGCCCGGGGAGTATGCAAGGCCTGGGATCTTATGGTGCTGTGCGAGGTGAGGCGGAATCACTTTCTGTGCTCCCGCGGCCCAGATACAGGTCGTCAAGCCCGTGGGAGCGTCAATGGCGGGAAGGGTCAGGAAGTGATGAGTGACAGATAGCAGACGACCATGTTTCCTTGACTGTATTTGGGTGTGTGCTCGAGCGAGAGGCTTGGtatagctagctattctGCGTAAGGGATGGGGCTTGCTTTGTTGACCCGACCAGCAACTCCGGGGCGTCCTTCGACTGGTGGACCTGGACATGAAGACTCTATCTATCTAAGTGCTGTCTAAGTTCTGTCAAAGTTCTGTCAACTGTTTTGGAACAAAAGGGGAGAGGAGTACACGGAGGGGATCAGATCCGAGATGTCCTGAAGAGTTGGGTAAGGGCAGAAAGAGCAgcgtacctagactagttgATTAGTTGATGTAGCTGGACAATGATGTCTCCTTGTTATTATGTCAATTGCTGCTTGTATCGCTTCAAGAATCGTCAGTTCGAGCGCCTCGAGCGAGCTTTCAGCAGCCATCTCTCGGGACCTCAAAAGACCAGAACTCGTTCTTGAGCAGCCCTGAGCAATCCCGCCACGTAAAAGTGATCTCGTGAACTCACAAGAGGCTTACGATGGCCGCTTATGGATGTGTTATCCAGCATTTGCCTGCCCCCTAGAGGTAATGCTAGGTTTTAGTCTCAGTCACACAATGTGAACCCCCTACTTCAGATGCTCGGAATACATCTAGCTACCCCGTGAGCTTTTGAGTTCTTGATTCTTGGCCACCCGCTCGAGGTGCAGGTAGTTGAAACCTAAACAGCCAAGAGAAtaatatcctctttaaaaaCCAAAGTTCAAGTCCATGACGAGCTGTGGAACGGAAAGGCCACTGACCCCTCCCTATTAAGGCCATTAACATTGTAGCCAGAATTGACATTAGGATCAAGTGACAAGCCAAGAGAGTTGTCAACTGGCTGAGCAGAATCACA
This genomic interval carries:
- a CDS encoding glycosyltransferase family 2 protein (CAZy_ID 267837); this encodes MAYHSQGDGYEGHPMQDLPAHHGQHEDDSHAALLNQNQAYDQDRLGAHTPPVRPVSAYSLTESYAPGAQLTRPGIGATSTPPPHGGTEYGGASGYYPPQFSADPAYRMSSVDSDESWVRRQQPNVAPTGGLKRYATRKVKLVQGSVLSIDYPVPSAIRNAVQPRYRDEEGNNEEFLKMRYTAATCDPNDFTLKNGYDLRPRMYNRHTELLIAITYYNEDKVLLARTLHSVMQNIRDIVNLKKSSFWNRGGPAWQKIVVCLVFDGIEKADKNVLDVLATIGVYQDGVVKKDVDGKETVAHIFEYTTQLSVTPNQQLIRPVDDGPNTLPPVQFIFCLKQRNSKKINSHRWLFNAFGRILNPEVCILLDAGTKPSPKSLLALWEGFYNDKDLGGACGEIHAMLGKGGKKLLNPLVAVQNFEYKISNILDKPLESAFGYVSVLPGAFSAYRFRAIMGRPLEQYFHGDHTLSKILGKKGIEGMNIFKKNMFLAEDRILCFELVAKAGQKWHLSYIKAAKGETDVPEGAPEFISQRRRWLNGSFAASLYSLMHFGRMYKSGHNIVRMFFFHIQLIYNILNVIFTWFSLSSYWLTTSVIMDLVGTPVPASETSSEHHAWPFGDSATPFINAVLKYIYLAFVILQFILALGNRPKGSKWTYITSYIVFAIIQGYIIVLSAYLVAQAFKTPLSEQIQVDSAENALKSLFGGTGAAGVILVALITIYGLYFLASFMYLDPWHMFHSYPHYMLLMSTYINILMVYAFNNWHDVSWGTKGADKNDALPSAQVSKGEKDEVVVEEIDKPQEDIDQMFEQTVRRALAPFKEEEKPEPKDLEDSYKSFRTMLVVSWLFSNCLLAVVITSDNFNSFGIGHSATKRTAWFFKFLLFATAALSIVRFIGFLWFLGRTGIMCCFARR